Proteins from a genomic interval of Zingiber officinale cultivar Zhangliang chromosome 1B, Zo_v1.1, whole genome shotgun sequence:
- the LOC122040266 gene encoding probable indole-3-pyruvate monooxygenase YUCCA5, with the protein MASMMERIDFSRRCVLVTGPVIVGAGPSGLAMAACLKEHGVPYVVLERADCIASLWQKRTYDRLKLHLPKQFCQLPRMPFPEDYPEYPSKRQFVEYVEGYARHFEIRPRFNQAVQSARFDEISGLWRVRTTGAGAESGNRNLEVEYICRWLVVATGENAEKVIPELEGLGEFGGEVTHSCDYKSGESYRGKRVLVVGCGNSGMELGLDLCDHNAFPAMVVRDSVHVLPREVMGKSTFELAVLLMKWLPVWLADKILLLLAWLVLGDIEKYGLRRPSTGPLELKNGEGRSPVLDIGTLGKIRSGDIKVVPGIKLFSPGRVELVDGQVLEIDSIILATGYRSNVPQWLQGCDFFSKDGFPKIPFPDRWKGKSGLYAVGFSRRGLAGASSDAVQAASDIARLWKEDVKPCRSRPAAACHRRCISQL; encoded by the exons ATGGCGAGTATGATGGAACGAATTGACTTCTCGCGTAGGTGCGTGTTGGTGACCGGTCCAGTGATCGTCGGGGCTGGACCTTCTGGGTTGGCGATGGCGGCGTGCCTCAAGGAGCACGGTGTGCCGTACGTCGTCCTCGAGCGCGCCGACTGCATCGCCTCGCTTTGGCAGAAGCGCACCTACGACCGCCTGAAGCTCCACCTGCCGAAGCAATTCTGCCAGCTGCCGCGGATGCCGTTCCCGGAGGACTACCCGGAGTACCCTTCTAAGAGACAATTCGTTGAATACGTGGAGGGCTACGCTAGGCACTTCGAGATCCGCCCCCGGTTCAACCAGGCCGTTCAGTCGGCCCGGTTCGACGAGATCAGCGGGCTGTGGCGGGTGAGGACGACCGGGGCCGGCGCCGAGTCCGGCAACCGGAACCTCGAGGTCGAGTACATTTGCCGATGGCTGGTGGTGGCCACCGGCGAGAACGCCGAGAAGGTGATCCCCGAGCTCGAGGGCCTTGGGGAGTTCGGCGGCGAAGTGACGCACTCCTGCGACTACAAATCCGGCGAGTCCTACCGCGGGAAGCGCGTGCTCGTCGTCGGCTGCGGTAACTCCGGCATGGAGCTCGGCCTCGACCTTTGCGACCACAATGCGTTCCCGGCCATGGTTGTTCGTGACTCG GTTCATGTACTGCCGAGGGAGGTGATGGGGAAATCGACGTTCGAGCTGGCGGTGCTGCTGATGAAGTGGCTGCCGGTGTGGCTGGCGGACAAGATCCTGCTGCTGTTGGCGTGGCTGGTGCTGGGCGACATCGAGAAATATGGCCTGAGGCGGCCATCGACGGGTCCCCTGGAGCTCAAGAACGGGGAGGGGCGGTCCCCTGTTCTGGACATAGGCACCCTCGGCAAGATAAGGTCCGGCGACATCAAGGTGGTGCCCGGCATCAAGCTGTTCTCTCCAGGAAGAGTGGAACTCGTCGACGGCCAGGTGCTCGAAATCGATTCTATCATCCTGGCCACGGGATACCGCAGCAATGTCCCCCAATGGCTTCAG GGATGCGATTTCTTCTCCAAGGATGGGTTTCCGAAGATTCCATTTCCAGACAGGTGGAAGGGGAAGAGCGGGCTCTACGCGGTGGGATTCTCAAGGAGAGGCCTCGCCGGAGCGTCATCGGACGCGGTGCAGGCTGCATCGGACATCGCGAGGTTGTGGAAGGAGGACGTGAAACCGTGCCGGTCGCGGCCTGCCGCCGCTTGCCATCGCAGATGCATCTCACAGCTCTGA